Proteins from one Mobula birostris isolate sMobBir1 chromosome 10, sMobBir1.hap1, whole genome shotgun sequence genomic window:
- the LOC140203638 gene encoding uncharacterized protein: MGNFKRIYPSSTSEKYEKFLGTVDSKAREEYVRQLRREIQQSQEQKEMLLKERGFPEENLQEESQLQENPTLLILVKPKSPEGLQTSSSSTPTSQVLGIVSSPSQRAGGWEEKNVGHSCELSPGRADVEPELVSEQKADGTEHCSLLQNQFQAEQKEPGQKQEQTEVPSEIPAEAQEGNAVSEAVNQPEANVQKLQQQAQVLDNQEAEDGDQQQVQDLVPLEPQAVKEAKDLAQQEAGDENGQESQSPPLLNTQSEIFEELDQKSTIVAEETEPADACSTLPAESTEQNGSSRQFLPEVQSQPRSQGGLEAQAFPQEGQKAARETLSATGNPHATSKAIKKLSKVLKRNRSQVGLASNVNCSRQTDAAGHANVTEEISNAPRDQRDSCCNCWGYNRICCRSWLRDSAVERDCRNPPEHQQNQVAERFPNASAYPERVTEDRSRGKLCVSSEPPTLHLRGSTCSTKPRIRQRDLNSHGR; encoded by the exons ATGGGGAACTTCAAAAGGATCTACCCGAGCTCCACTTCAGAGAAATACGAGAAGTTCTTGGGAACAGTTGACTCCAAGGCTCGGGAAGAATATGTCAGGCAG CTGCGCAGGGAAATTCAGCAGAGTCAGGAGCAGAAGGAAATGCTCCTCAAAGAACGGGGGTTCCCTGAAGAGAACCTGCAAGAAGAGTCCCAGTTGCAGGAGAATCCAACCCTGTTGATCTTGGTGAAGCCAAagtcaccagaaggactgcagacGTCATCATCCTCCACTCCT ACCAGCCAAGTGCTAGGAATTGTCTCCAGCCCAAGCCAGCGAGCAGGCGGCTGGGAGGAGAAGAATGTGGGCCACAGCTGTGAGTTGTCTCCAGGAAGAGCAGATGTTGAGCCAGAGCTGGTTTCTGAACAGAAGGCTGATGGCACAGAACACTGCTCGCTGCTCCAGAACCAATTCCAAGCAGAGCAGAAAGAACCAGGCCAGAAGCAGGAGCAGACAGAGGTTCCATCGGAGATCCCTGCTGAAGCACAAGAGGGAAATGCTGTGAGTGAGGCAGTGAACCAACCggaggccaatgtgcaaaagttacAACAGCAGGCCCAAGTCCTGGATAACCAAGAGGCCGAAGACGGGGATCAGCAGCAGGTACAAGATCTGGTCCCACTGGAGCCCCAAGCTGTGAAAGAGGCCAAAGACCTGGCGCAGCAGGAGGCGGGAGATGAAAATGGGCAGGAGTCACAATCTCCACCTCTactg AATACCCAGTCGGAGATCTTTGAGGAGCTTGACCAGAAGAGTACAATTGTTGCGGAGGAAACCGAACCAGCGGATGCGTGCAGCACGCTGCCAGCCGAAAGCACAGAGCAGAATGGGAGCTCGAGGCAATTCCTCCCTGAGGTCCAGAGTCAGCCCAGGAGCCAAGGTGGCCTCGAGGCCCAGGCGTTCCCCCAAGAGGGGCAAAAGGCCGCAAGAGAGACGCTGAGCGCAACGGGCAACCCGCATGCCACCTCGAAGGCCATCAAGAAGTTGTCTAAGGTCCTGAAACGCAATCGCAGCCAAGTGGGCCTGGCAAGCAATGTGAATTGTTCCAGACAGACTGATGCTGCAGGGCACGCTAATGTCACTGAGGAGATTTCAAATGCACCTCGGGATCAGCGTGATTCCTGTTGCAACTGCTGGGGTTACA ACAGGATCTGCTGCAGGAGCTGGTTACGGGACAGTGCCGTGGAACGCGACTGCAGGAACCCGCCCGAGCACCAGCAGAATCAAGTTGCCGAGAGGTTTCCCAACGCGTCTGCCTATCCCGAGAGGGTGACCGAGGACAGGAGCAGAGGGAAGCTGTGCGTGTCCTCCGAGCCCCCAACTTTGCACCTCCGTGGCTCTACCTGTTCCACAAAACCCAGGATTAGACAAAGGGACCTCAACAGTCATggcaggtaa